One window of Gloeothece citriformis PCC 7424 genomic DNA carries:
- the glmS gene encoding glutamine--fructose-6-phosphate transaminase (isomerizing): MCGIVGYIGTQTAVDILLGGLERLEYRGYDSAGIATILEGELHCTRAKGKLYNLREKLEREVNPARIGIGHTRWATHGKPEEHNAHPHRDSQQRVAVVQNGIIENYQELREELKSKGHEFVSETDTEVIPHLIADILAQDEDLDDADRFLKAVQTAITHLDGAFAIAVLCVDYPDELIVARQQAPLTLGFGQGEFFCASDVTALVPHTHTVLSLENGEIARLTPLGVEIYNFEGKRLKKTPRTLDWSLTTVEKQGFRHFMLKEIYEQPNVIRTCLDAYLNPHWHPQDNSEVSPINLGLSEAMLGNVENVQILACGTSWHSSLLGKYLIEQLAGIPTMVQYASEFRYAPSPITPNTLSIGVTQSGETADTLAALETEKQRRIALDSKYRPRILGVTNRPESTLAHMVDEIINTQAGIEIGVAATKSFTAQVMGFYLLALELAYRRQSLSLEQIETIINGLRHLPRQMELVLEKQEPIIEELAHEFNDTQDFIFLGRGVNFPIALEGALKLKEISYIHAEGYPAGEMKHGPIALLDAKVPVVAIAMPGIVYDKVISNAQEAKARDARLIGVTVIDDLDASHTFNDILTVPRVDEILSPMLAVIPLQLLAYHIAARRGLDVDQPRNLAKSVTVE, translated from the coding sequence ATGTGTGGAATAGTTGGATATATTGGAACTCAAACCGCCGTTGATATTCTCTTAGGGGGTTTAGAAAGACTCGAATATAGAGGTTATGACTCCGCAGGAATAGCCACTATCTTAGAAGGAGAATTGCACTGTACCAGGGCAAAAGGAAAACTCTATAATTTACGAGAAAAACTCGAAAGAGAAGTCAATCCGGCTAGAATTGGCATAGGTCACACTCGTTGGGCCACTCACGGAAAACCAGAAGAACATAACGCCCATCCTCATCGAGATTCTCAACAGCGAGTGGCAGTCGTCCAAAATGGAATTATAGAAAATTATCAAGAATTACGAGAAGAATTGAAAAGTAAAGGTCATGAATTTGTCTCAGAAACCGATACAGAAGTCATTCCCCATTTAATTGCTGATATTTTAGCTCAAGATGAAGATTTAGACGATGCCGATCGCTTTTTAAAAGCAGTCCAAACAGCCATAACCCACCTAGACGGAGCATTTGCGATCGCGGTTTTATGTGTAGACTATCCCGATGAACTCATTGTAGCCCGACAACAAGCGCCTTTAACTTTGGGATTTGGTCAAGGAGAGTTTTTCTGTGCCTCCGATGTCACCGCCCTAGTGCCTCATACCCATACGGTTTTATCCCTAGAGAATGGGGAAATAGCCCGTTTAACCCCCTTGGGAGTAGAAATTTATAATTTTGAAGGTAAACGTCTCAAGAAAACCCCTAGAACCCTAGATTGGAGTCTCACCACCGTTGAAAAACAGGGATTCCGTCATTTCATGCTCAAAGAAATTTATGAGCAACCTAACGTCATTCGCACTTGTTTAGATGCGTATCTTAACCCCCATTGGCATCCCCAAGATAACAGTGAAGTTAGTCCGATTAATTTAGGATTATCAGAGGCGATGTTAGGAAATGTAGAAAATGTGCAAATTTTAGCCTGTGGAACAAGTTGGCATTCTAGCTTATTAGGGAAATATTTAATCGAGCAACTGGCCGGCATTCCGACAATGGTACAATATGCCTCAGAATTTCGGTATGCTCCCTCTCCCATTACGCCGAATACCTTGAGTATTGGAGTAACTCAGTCCGGAGAAACCGCCGATACGTTAGCCGCCTTAGAAACAGAAAAACAGCGTCGGATTGCCTTAGATTCTAAATATAGACCGCGAATTTTAGGAGTAACTAACCGTCCGGAAAGTACCCTTGCTCACATGGTCGATGAAATTATTAATACTCAAGCCGGGATAGAAATAGGGGTAGCAGCAACTAAAAGTTTTACCGCTCAGGTGATGGGTTTTTATCTGTTGGCTTTAGAATTAGCTTATCGTCGTCAATCTTTATCTTTAGAACAGATAGAAACGATTATTAATGGGTTGCGCCATCTTCCCAGACAGATGGAATTAGTATTAGAAAAACAAGAGCCTATCATTGAAGAACTTGCCCACGAATTTAATGATACTCAAGATTTTATTTTTTTGGGGAGAGGAGTTAATTTCCCCATAGCTTTAGAGGGAGCATTAAAATTAAAAGAAATTAGTTATATTCATGCCGAAGGTTATCCCGCCGGCGAGATGAAACATGGCCCTATTGCTTTATTAGATGCAAAAGTTCCTGTCGTTGCGATCGCTATGCCGGGGATTGTGTATGATAAAGTCATCTCTAATGCTCAGGAAGCGAAGGCTAGGGATGCTCGGTTAATTGGGGTAACGGTAATCGATGATCTCGATGCGTCTCATACCTTTAATGATATATTAACTGTGCCGAGAGTCGATGAGATTTTATCGCCAATGTTAGCAGTAATTCCCTTACAATTGTTAGCTTATCATATTGCAGCCCGCCGAGGATTAGACGTAGATCAGCCCAGAAATTTAGCTAAAAGTGTTACAGTTGAATGA
- a CDS encoding DUF3172 domain-containing protein yields MARRPRYAPPPRSNPPRSSSGASGGFNLNYGQIALFGGIFVLGVGVGLGFSSSANFSPENVVSREVIDRSAPNPELCVQFGASAIVSDLRVFITLNPFNVFVTQPVMQPGCVLRRNNWSILEQQKLISNEQVRDCKNRMNTFGFTGALEGSPRIDCIYQNNGAGNLFLNQPGAVTPPSETQKF; encoded by the coding sequence ATGGCAAGAAGACCTAGATATGCTCCCCCTCCTCGTTCTAACCCTCCAAGATCATCCTCCGGAGCTTCTGGTGGATTTAACTTAAACTATGGACAGATCGCCCTATTTGGGGGCATATTTGTGTTAGGGGTAGGAGTAGGACTCGGTTTTAGTTCTAGTGCCAATTTTAGCCCGGAAAATGTCGTTTCTAGAGAAGTTATCGATCGCAGCGCCCCTAATCCTGAGTTATGTGTACAATTCGGTGCAAGTGCCATTGTTAGTGATTTAAGAGTCTTTATTACCCTTAACCCCTTTAATGTGTTTGTGACTCAACCGGTTATGCAGCCGGGATGTGTTTTACGTCGCAATAACTGGTCTATTCTAGAACAACAAAAATTAATTAGTAATGAACAGGTGAGAGATTGTAAAAATAGAATGAATACCTTTGGATTTACAGGAGCTTTAGAAGGAAGCCCTAGAATTGATTGTATTTATCAAAATAATGGCGCAGGTAACTTATTTCTCAATCAACCTGGGGCGGTTACTCCTCCCTCAGAAACACAAAAGTTCTAA
- the hetL gene encoding heterocyst differentiation pentapeptide repeat protein HetL, which produces MDIKELLQRYIEGERQFKTCKFQEAELIKVNLSGADFSKADFRSSRLGKTNFAYACFFGADLSEAILWGTDFTGANLEKAILREVELSGAILSQANLTGVNLMKATLGGANLSLANLREAILYEADFRPTSEHITNLQQADLSEADLSYAKLNGVNLRQAKLMGAKLCRADLSKGIWQNSLPTDLCEANLRNADLSYADLSGAILSYADLTGADLTGTILNNVALNGATLP; this is translated from the coding sequence ATGGATATTAAAGAACTCCTACAACGATACATAGAAGGGGAAAGACAATTTAAAACCTGTAAATTTCAAGAAGCAGAATTAATCAAAGTTAATTTAAGTGGGGCTGACTTCTCAAAGGCTGATTTTCGTTCCTCTCGACTCGGTAAAACCAATTTTGCTTATGCCTGTTTTTTTGGAGCGGATTTAAGTGAAGCTATTTTATGGGGAACAGATTTTACTGGAGCTAACTTAGAAAAAGCCATATTACGAGAAGTTGAGCTTAGTGGAGCAATTTTAAGTCAAGCTAATCTGACAGGGGTAAATTTAATGAAAGCCACTTTAGGAGGTGCTAATCTCAGTTTAGCAAATCTGCGAGAAGCAATCCTCTATGAAGCCGATTTTCGCCCGACTTCCGAACACATCACTAATCTTCAACAAGCAGATTTAAGCGAAGCAGATTTAAGCTATGCCAAACTCAATGGAGTCAATTTACGACAAGCTAAATTAATGGGGGCTAAACTCTGTAGAGCAGATTTAAGTAAGGGAATTTGGCAAAATTCTTTACCGACTGATCTGTGTGAAGCTAATTTACGAAATGCCGATCTCAGTTATGCCGATTTAAGCGGGGCAATTTTGTCTTATGCCGACCTAACCGGAGCAGATCTCACAGGAACTATTTTAAACAATGTTGCGTTAAATGGAGCAACTTTACCTTAA
- a CDS encoding KGG domain-containing protein: MSDTSKRGFASMDEDKQREIASKGGKAAHEKGTAHEFTSEEAREAGSKGGKAVSQDREHMAEIGREGGKKSHKNTEK, encoded by the coding sequence ATGTCTGATACTAGCAAACGTGGATTTGCTTCGATGGACGAGGATAAACAACGGGAAATCGCTAGTAAAGGCGGTAAAGCTGCTCACGAAAAAGGAACAGCCCACGAGTTTACCTCCGAAGAAGCTAGAGAAGCCGGCAGCAAAGGCGGAAAAGCTGTCAGCCAAGACCGGGAACACATGGCAGAAATTGGTCGAGAAGGCGGTAAAAAAAGCCACAAAAATACCGAGAAATAA
- a CDS encoding glucokinase, whose amino-acid sequence MTILLAGDIGGTKTILRLVQSDPTETLKELPKQTTLWEDTYPSQNFPDLVPIVRKFMQEATDKLAQTLTIEQACFGIAGPVVDNTSELTNLSWSLSGDRLAKELNINKVSLINDFAAIGYGVIGLTSDDICTLQEGERDSHAPIAILGAGTGLGEGYLIPLSDGSYRVCPSEGSHADFPPRSTTEFQLLNYIREHYNIDRVSVERVVSGQGIVTIYEFLRHQDPSQESSYFAPIYQAWERELGKGLKTIDLAAEISKAATEQSDYLCQQTMKLFLEAYGAEAGNLCLKLLPYGGLYVAGGITAKNIALMQQGNFMKAFSHKGRVSPLLRKIPVHLVLNPKVGLIGAALRAAQL is encoded by the coding sequence ATGACCATTTTACTGGCCGGAGATATCGGCGGAACGAAAACGATCCTCAGATTAGTCCAATCAGACCCAACAGAAACCCTAAAAGAGTTACCTAAACAGACTACACTATGGGAAGATACCTATCCTAGTCAAAATTTCCCTGATTTAGTGCCGATTGTTCGTAAATTCATGCAAGAGGCAACGGATAAGTTAGCTCAAACTCTCACGATCGAACAAGCTTGTTTTGGCATTGCTGGCCCTGTGGTTGATAATACCTCAGAATTGACTAACCTCAGTTGGTCGTTATCCGGCGATCGCCTCGCTAAAGAGCTTAATATTAATAAAGTGAGTCTGATTAATGATTTTGCTGCCATCGGTTATGGAGTAATAGGACTCACCTCAGATGATATCTGTACTTTACAAGAGGGAGAAAGAGATTCTCATGCTCCCATTGCTATTTTAGGGGCAGGAACAGGGTTAGGAGAAGGATATTTAATTCCTTTGTCGGATGGAAGTTATCGGGTTTGTCCTAGTGAAGGTTCTCATGCGGACTTTCCTCCTCGCTCTACTACAGAGTTTCAACTGCTTAATTATATTCGGGAACACTATAATATAGACCGGGTATCTGTTGAACGAGTGGTTTCTGGCCAGGGAATTGTCACGATTTATGAGTTTCTTCGTCATCAAGATCCCTCTCAAGAATCCTCTTATTTTGCCCCAATTTATCAAGCTTGGGAACGGGAATTAGGTAAAGGGTTAAAAACGATAGATTTAGCCGCAGAAATTTCTAAAGCCGCCACAGAACAAAGTGATTATTTGTGCCAACAAACGATGAAATTATTTCTAGAAGCTTATGGGGCAGAAGCCGGGAATTTGTGCTTAAAATTATTGCCCTATGGCGGGTTATATGTTGCCGGTGGAATTACGGCTAAAAATATCGCTTTAATGCAACAGGGCAATTTTATGAAAGCTTTTTCACATAAAGGAAGAGTTAGCCCCTTACTCAGAAAAATTCCGGTTCATCTTGTTCTTAACCCTAAAGTGGGTTTAATTGGGGCGGCTTTACGGGCAGCACAACTTTAA
- a CDS encoding tetratricopeptide repeat protein, whose amino-acid sequence MIKYRKMPILAFLMSLLITFFIPPSHHLINLNAAQADSAQAPLFDNLGNYHHPISTDSSLAQRYFDQGLTLAYGFNHAESARSFQQATQLDPNCAMCYWGIALVQGPNINAPMADESVSQAWDALKKAIALSNQAPDPEKAYIQALAKRYTSDPLKDRSALDLDYANAMREVAQKYPDDLDAATLFADALMTTMPWNYWQENGEPKPETVELLATLESVLKRNPNHAGANHLYIHAVEKEHPELAIPAADRLQNLVPASGHLVHMPSHIYIRVGRYHDSVVANQEAIKADQDYLQYPHPESIYTAAYMPHNQHFLWFGALMTGQSKIAMEAAQNTAKVDPQQMRQPDFAGVLQHYSVIPLYTLIRFSQWDDILATPAPDRDLLYPTGVWHYSQGMAFAAKGNLKQANQQLQYLEAIAKDPALETLKIWAFNSTGDILKIASNVLAGEIAATQGNHDQAIAYLETAVNLENKLVYTEPPDWYSPTRYLLAVQLLAANRPQEAEEAFRADLKIYPENGWSLYGLQESLRAQGKTQEAQTINKRFQEAWKYADINLTAFNLDFRNS is encoded by the coding sequence ATGATTAAATACCGTAAAATGCCAATTTTAGCCTTTTTAATGAGTTTATTGATAACCTTCTTTATTCCTCCATCCCATCACCTGATTAATCTTAACGCGGCTCAAGCGGATTCAGCACAAGCTCCTCTATTTGATAATCTGGGGAATTATCATCATCCCATTTCTACTGACTCATCCCTTGCTCAACGTTATTTCGATCAAGGGCTAACATTAGCTTATGGGTTTAATCATGCTGAATCTGCCCGTTCTTTTCAACAAGCGACTCAACTCGATCCTAACTGTGCTATGTGTTACTGGGGTATCGCTTTAGTCCAAGGGCCGAATATTAACGCACCGATGGCTGATGAATCCGTTTCACAAGCTTGGGATGCGCTAAAAAAAGCGATCGCCCTCAGCAATCAAGCCCCAGACCCCGAAAAAGCCTATATTCAAGCTCTAGCAAAACGATACACCTCCGATCCCCTCAAAGATCGCTCCGCCCTAGATTTAGACTATGCCAATGCCATGAGGGAAGTTGCCCAAAAGTATCCTGATGATTTAGATGCGGCGACGCTGTTTGCAGATGCTTTGATGACGACTATGCCCTGGAACTATTGGCAAGAAAACGGTGAACCCAAACCGGAAACCGTCGAACTTTTAGCCACTTTAGAATCCGTATTAAAGCGTAACCCCAATCATGCGGGCGCTAATCATCTCTACATTCACGCCGTAGAAAAAGAACACCCGGAACTGGCCATACCTGCCGCCGATCGCTTGCAAAATTTAGTCCCTGCTTCTGGACATTTAGTCCATATGCCCTCCCATATTTACATCCGAGTTGGGCGTTATCATGATTCAGTAGTAGCTAATCAAGAGGCGATCAAAGCCGATCAAGACTATTTACAATATCCCCATCCCGAAAGTATCTACACCGCCGCTTATATGCCCCATAACCAACATTTTCTCTGGTTTGGTGCGTTAATGACTGGACAAAGCAAAATTGCGATGGAAGCCGCCCAAAACACGGCCAAAGTAGATCCCCAACAAATGCGACAGCCAGATTTTGCCGGGGTTTTACAACATTATTCAGTGATTCCCCTTTATACCCTGATTCGGTTTAGTCAATGGGATGACATTTTAGCGACTCCTGCCCCCGATCGAGATCTGTTGTATCCTACAGGAGTTTGGCACTATAGCCAAGGAATGGCCTTCGCCGCTAAGGGGAATTTAAAACAGGCAAACCAACAATTACAATACCTAGAAGCGATCGCTAAGGATCCGGCTTTAGAAACCCTGAAAATTTGGGCATTTAATTCAACGGGAGACATTTTAAAAATCGCCTCTAATGTGCTTGCCGGAGAAATAGCCGCTACTCAAGGAAATCACGATCAGGCGATCGCCTATTTAGAAACCGCCGTTAACTTAGAAAATAAATTAGTGTATACTGAACCCCCAGACTGGTATTCTCCTACTCGTTATTTATTAGCGGTTCAGTTATTAGCGGCAAACCGTCCCCAAGAAGCAGAAGAAGCGTTTCGGGCAGATTTAAAAATCTATCCGGAAAATGGGTGGTCATTATATGGACTCCAAGAAAGTTTACGGGCACAAGGGAAAACCCAAGAAGCCCAAACCATCAACAAACGCTTTCAGGAAGCTTGGAAATATGCCGATATTAACCTGACAGCCTTTAATTTAGACTTTAGGAACTCGTAA
- a CDS encoding type II CAAX prenyl endopeptidase Rce1 family protein has protein sequence MAIKKPKIRFQKWIALFAIVVSLFILLFPRHQGETVSISNYAISQRANFNQSSYYPLPQSINSTLYKPTAPWVGRLILPSGEQIKSVNNPLMSSDWVWIEIYHTPPEFRELIGKTVQLSWTQNPRLEFYRQLITTNIKFSQEAIQSEKNGLVVPTRLNGRSNVGALQSLAGARPNDDVVVGFDLVQVNSNQQNFPLLLLEQVPIQVTGQYYGLVQIEGTDTNLKSIPPNCPGTPPCPNEFFRVRHYNPQSKQFDGVAETIRIPQQPVLKEGRFASTPKDLENSPAGKAGWYIYGAKDQRGIFTVQALKPRALFQLNPQQIILGKQEALAFLSQEQWKNTPESKGTIESILINPTATNPKSALQGWKEGDYGLVVHLFGGIGGKKGESFVMDTVTGHFAYGIARIIRDPFTDELQFDITYEQVYAHNTEGIIAGAQTWTTFMGNLERGWLNTRPVSDVIIKLEGITTEYNFDGFRLLPLKELLKQLAIMAARYRTGDGTGYAAVTPATSCVQDSNQALYIAIEQIKKSVNSNQIQDWLEKHPNSKTAENFKQLVALGTALEVVLTPQGVVRTDWQENAQYLSGIKEDHYFVSDQSLLSILLSWRSMLPKRAYDEVTQIFLNQKAQLWVLKTNQVGGWNPDIFPVAPTVLFGNIPIISPVLRRILVAAVTLPTVQDGLIGLGILLIYGVIALPLGLSKGFLKWSPYRGSKKSLLLGIGITFISPAIIEEIAFRVVLLPHPIENASIWTGLMWGTLSLFIFVIYHPLNAKTFYKRGYPTFFQPIFLILTTLLGLACIVAYSLTGSLWIIVILHWIVVVIWLFLLGGEAKLDGGVDSFDKTLKGDLN, from the coding sequence ATGGCGATAAAAAAACCTAAAATCCGGTTTCAAAAGTGGATTGCTCTTTTTGCGATCGTTGTCTCTCTATTTATTCTCTTATTTCCTAGACATCAAGGGGAAACTGTATCAATTTCTAATTATGCCATTAGTCAGCGAGCTAACTTTAATCAATCGAGTTATTATCCCTTACCTCAATCCATTAATTCAACCCTTTATAAACCTACTGCTCCTTGGGTTGGGCGTTTAATTTTGCCTTCTGGAGAACAAATTAAAAGCGTTAATAATCCCTTAATGAGTTCAGATTGGGTCTGGATAGAAATTTATCATACTCCCCCAGAATTTAGAGAATTAATCGGCAAAACAGTCCAGTTAAGCTGGACTCAAAACCCCCGTTTAGAATTTTATCGGCAATTAATCACAACTAATATTAAATTTAGTCAAGAAGCTATTCAATCAGAAAAAAATGGGTTAGTTGTTCCTACTCGTCTTAATGGTCGTTCCAATGTTGGTGCTTTACAATCTTTAGCCGGTGCTAGACCTAATGATGATGTTGTCGTCGGGTTTGATTTAGTTCAAGTTAATTCAAATCAGCAGAATTTTCCTTTATTACTTCTCGAACAAGTTCCCATACAAGTGACAGGACAATATTATGGGCTAGTTCAAATTGAAGGCACAGACACTAATTTAAAAAGTATTCCCCCCAACTGTCCCGGAACGCCTCCTTGTCCTAACGAATTTTTTCGAGTGCGTCACTATAATCCCCAGTCTAAACAATTTGATGGAGTAGCTGAAACCATTCGTATTCCTCAGCAACCTGTCCTAAAAGAAGGTCGTTTTGCTTCAACTCCTAAAGACTTAGAAAACTCTCCGGCAGGAAAGGCAGGATGGTATATTTATGGAGCAAAAGATCAAAGGGGAATTTTTACCGTACAGGCACTTAAACCTCGCGCTCTTTTTCAACTTAACCCCCAACAAATTATTTTAGGAAAACAAGAAGCACTCGCTTTTTTATCTCAGGAACAATGGAAAAATACACCCGAATCAAAAGGAACAATTGAAAGTATATTAATTAATCCCACAGCGACTAATCCTAAATCCGCTTTGCAAGGATGGAAAGAAGGAGATTATGGGTTAGTGGTTCATTTATTTGGAGGAATTGGCGGAAAGAAAGGGGAATCTTTTGTCATGGATACTGTAACCGGTCATTTTGCCTATGGAATTGCCCGAATTATTCGAGATCCGTTTACTGATGAGTTACAGTTTGATATTACTTATGAACAAGTTTATGCTCATAACACAGAGGGGATCATTGCCGGAGCGCAAACATGGACAACTTTTATGGGGAATTTAGAGCGAGGTTGGCTCAATACTCGTCCGGTTTCTGATGTGATTATCAAATTAGAGGGGATAACCACTGAATATAATTTTGATGGGTTTCGGTTATTACCTCTCAAAGAACTGTTAAAACAATTAGCTATCATGGCGGCTCGTTATCGCACAGGAGACGGAACAGGATACGCCGCCGTTACGCCGGCGACTTCTTGTGTTCAAGATTCTAATCAAGCCCTTTATATTGCTATTGAACAGATTAAAAAAAGCGTTAATTCTAATCAGATTCAAGATTGGTTAGAAAAACATCCTAACTCTAAAACGGCAGAAAATTTTAAGCAATTGGTGGCGTTAGGCACAGCTTTAGAAGTTGTTCTCACTCCTCAAGGGGTGGTGCGGACTGATTGGCAAGAAAATGCTCAATATTTATCGGGAATTAAAGAAGATCATTATTTTGTCAGCGATCAATCTTTATTAAGTATTTTATTAAGTTGGCGTTCTATGTTACCCAAAAGAGCATACGATGAAGTGACTCAAATTTTTCTCAATCAAAAGGCTCAATTATGGGTGTTAAAAACCAATCAAGTCGGAGGTTGGAATCCGGATATATTTCCGGTAGCTCCTACGGTTTTATTTGGGAATATTCCGATTATTTCTCCGGTTTTGCGTCGGATTTTAGTCGCTGCTGTAACGCTTCCTACTGTTCAAGATGGGTTAATTGGGTTGGGAATTTTATTAATTTATGGTGTGATTGCCCTTCCTTTGGGTTTGTCAAAAGGGTTTTTAAAGTGGAGTCCCTATCGAGGGAGCAAGAAATCACTTTTATTAGGCATAGGGATTACGTTTATATCTCCGGCAATAATTGAAGAAATTGCTTTTAGAGTGGTTTTGTTGCCTCATCCTATCGAAAATGCTTCCATTTGGACGGGGTTAATGTGGGGAACGCTTAGTTTATTTATCTTTGTGATTTATCATCCTTTAAATGCTAAAACATTTTATAAGCGAGGATATCCTACCTTTTTTCAGCCTATATTTTTAATTTTAACGACTTTGTTAGGATTAGCTTGTATTGTCGCTTATAGCTTGACTGGCTCTTTATGGATTATTGTGATACTTCACTGGATTGTCGTTGTAATTTGGCTGTTTTTATTAGGCGGTGAAGCCAAATTAGATGGGGGTGTTGATTCTTTTGATAAAACTCTTAAGGGAGACTTAAATTAA
- a CDS encoding VOC family protein → MHHASIRTADIHRAIAFYEILGFTVNERFTTGYTLACWMEGLGGRIELIQIPEPKPAPDAFGDEHYVGFYHLSFDLTDLTQDLPSWLNQLSALYADAALHNPQQIKPLKILLEPVQQMIGDKVYEVAFIADPDGLPLEFIRVLSRVE, encoded by the coding sequence ATGCACCATGCCTCTATTCGGACTGCCGATATCCATCGAGCGATCGCCTTTTATGAGATCCTCGGATTTACGGTAAACGAACGTTTTACAACCGGTTATACTCTCGCTTGTTGGATGGAGGGGTTAGGGGGACGTATCGAATTAATTCAAATCCCTGAACCTAAACCTGCTCCTGATGCCTTTGGGGATGAACATTATGTCGGATTTTATCATCTATCTTTTGATCTAACGGATCTAACTCAAGATTTACCAAGTTGGTTAAATCAATTAAGCGCCCTTTATGCTGATGCAGCATTGCACAACCCCCAACAGATTAAACCCTTGAAGATCCTATTAGAGCCAGTGCAGCAGATGATCGGTGATAAAGTCTATGAAGTCGCTTTTATTGCCGATCCCGATGGTTTACCCTTAGAATTTATTCGGGTTCTCAGTCGGGTGGAATAA
- a CDS encoding TIGR02652 family protein yields MNSSLQYPIFGPEIHCPHCRQIIPALTLTDTYLCPRHGAFEANPENGELIHLQSGRHWRRWNGEWYRQHTHPDGIRFEIHEALDRLYTQGFRATKVIIASRYKELVSAYLERNTPWRGNGESQLPRLYGLPVEFSADPPNEPCWDVINFDLEKEPGVPKRYPYFRLFE; encoded by the coding sequence ATGAATTCTAGTTTACAATACCCTATATTCGGTCCCGAAATCCATTGTCCTCATTGTCGCCAAATTATTCCAGCCCTGACCTTGACAGATACTTATCTCTGTCCTCGTCACGGCGCATTTGAAGCTAACCCAGAAAACGGAGAATTAATTCATCTCCAATCTGGCCGTCATTGGCGACGTTGGAATGGGGAATGGTATAGACAACATACTCATCCTGATGGAATTCGCTTTGAAATCCATGAAGCACTAGATCGGCTTTATACTCAAGGGTTTCGAGCGACTAAGGTGATTATTGCTAGTCGTTATAAAGAGTTAGTTAGCGCTTACTTAGAGCGCAATACCCCTTGGCGAGGTAACGGAGAATCCCAACTGCCTAGACTCTACGGTCTTCCTGTAGAATTTAGTGCTGATCCCCCCAATGAACCCTGTTGGGACGTGATCAATTTTGATCTCGAAAAAGAACCGGGCGTTCCTAAACGTTACCCCTACTTCCGTCTATTTGAGTAA
- a CDS encoding gamma carbonic anhydrase family protein, translating into MVNNVSNLTNFWPPVDLSAAAFVAPNAVVMGDVSLAQGSSVWYHAVIRGDVERIEIGAYTNIQDGAILHGDPGQVTRLEEYVTVGHRAVIHAAHIERGSLIGIGAVILDGVRVGAGSIIGAGCIVTKDVPERSLMVGVPARRVREVSPEQVEELIAHALRYEKLALVHAGKGSDTGFTSLTD; encoded by the coding sequence ATGGTAAATAATGTTTCAAATTTAACCAATTTTTGGCCACCGGTGGATCTTTCTGCTGCCGCTTTTGTTGCTCCTAATGCGGTGGTGATGGGTGATGTTTCTTTGGCACAGGGGTCTAGTGTTTGGTATCATGCCGTGATTAGAGGAGATGTAGAGCGCATTGAAATTGGAGCTTATACCAATATTCAAGATGGGGCGATTTTACACGGAGATCCCGGACAAGTTACCCGTTTAGAAGAGTATGTCACCGTTGGACATCGAGCGGTAATTCATGCCGCGCATATTGAGCGAGGGAGTTTAATTGGAATTGGCGCAGTGATTTTAGATGGGGTTCGGGTAGGCGCAGGGAGTATTATCGGAGCCGGCTGTATTGTAACGAAAGATGTCCCTGAGCGATCGCTGATGGTGGGAGTTCCGGCCAGACGAGTGAGGGAGGTTTCGCCAGAACAGGTTGAAGAATTAATTGCTCATGCTCTGCGCTATGAAAAATTAGCTTTAGTTCACGCCGGTAAAGGGTCGGATACGGGATTCACATCTTTGACAGATTAA
- a CDS encoding photosystem II protein Y: MDWRVLIVLAPVIIAGSWALFNIGAAAIRQVQEFLNRDKLA; this comes from the coding sequence ATGGACTGGCGTGTTTTAATCGTACTTGCACCTGTGATCATTGCCGGCAGTTGGGCACTCTTTAATATTGGTGCTGCTGCTATCAGACAAGTTCAAGAGTTCTTAAATCGAGATAAGTTAGCTTAA